ggatttgaaatttgaaaaggtgcgaagcgaaaagacataattcctcgagacgcacaattAGAAACTGCATTCATGGCCAATGATGacaaaatcccggaaaacaaggatacgtgcgtcagttgaaaagacgtgactgACGGTTATGATGATGGCgatatatcaacataataagGGACGCGAAAACGGCGCCATATTGGCGAACAGCAAAATGGCGATTAATTCATAAGCAAGAATGCGGCAACAGGTCCACGACTACAAAGAATGGCGATATACTATAAGGCAGCGCATTAAAGACATCTCGACTCAAGGAACctaagcctcatgtcttgggggcatgtggaatGGGCCGGACATAAAGGATacttatgcccgcccaaatcgagtaatcagatgAACGAAAGACACCTTGGCGGGATTCACGGAACAACATCGAATCCCGCCCTTCCTTTAGTCAGGCCcacacgccagctggaagattcctttagccCAGCACAAACACACTCAAAATGCACACACTCATCAAATGCACACACACCACAAAATCAAATCTGAAGCGCACCGATAGAGACCTGGGAGCATGTTGGATCGAGAAGGAGATGGAGGCTTAGCTTTCGGAGGGGGGTTCGAGGTGGGAGCTTGGCTGAACAGTGTGGCGATGCTCACAGTGGAGAGGATGCGGCATCCCTTGCGACAGCGCGGTGCGGCGTGGTGGACGAGGGTTTAGGGTCAGAGTTCATATCGATGGTGATTGCGAGCTACGGTGCAGCACGATGGTTGTAACAGCCAGGATTGAGGTTTAAGAACCAGATCTGATTTTGATGATTGGCGGAGGAGTGAGGGGGGTGGTGACCGAAGAACTTACATGGTGGAGGTTGTGGGTCGTTTAAATGGGGAGGTGGCTGGAGTGGTGGCCGGAGGGGGTGGAGTTCTGGGTTtttggggaagatgaagaaggtgaagatgaacaggatgaagatgaagaaggtgaagattgttttaatttaaggAGGGACTAAATTGACGTTAATTTTACAAATAGACACTCCAGCATGGAAAATAAATTCCATCTCAGCATTTTCGTTAACGGCCGTTAACGATTTTTAGGTCAGGGACTAACTTGAAGGACTTTTGTCACATTCAAGGACCGCGGAatgcattttagaagtttagggaccaacttgaaGGCGGCTAACACATTTAGGGACCAACttgatgtaagatcaagatttgatcagtggttgcatctctatattttgatgattacaatttagttttgtgatgatgaacaattatggtaccctaacgtttgtcttttccaagtgtgacaaacaggttctcaTTCTGATCCAAGCACATTATTTCAGAAGATAGAAACCAAAAAGGTAACTATAAGAAAGATCTTAAAGCTgatcatgttcgttcagaacagtgacaaatccttcagaagatctgaagctacaAGAAAGCATTGATATGGATCAAGACAACTTGAAGttatgaagaaccggagtcagaagttctgaggaccAGATAGTTCAgatggaacggtccagaagcagaggactcaaagttctgaagacttaagAAGTTGGCTCAGAAGAACCAAgattagaagttctgaagatcagaagttctgaggaacggtTCAGAAGCTACTGTACATAGCTCAGAAGATCCACTGGAAGCTGACATAAGGATTACAAGCTTTCAGAATTACACTAATCATTTAACTTCACGAGAGAACATCTGAAGCATTAAGTAATGATTAAGTGCACTGGTATTGTCGCGCACTAAGACAAGTTGTCATAGAATAGAATATCCTGGACATGGATGTTTATTCTCGATGGCACACCTACCTCGGGCAGCACAATATTCTTTATTCTCTGAATTCCACTACAACCGGTCTCTGCAAAAGCAGATCATACAACGGTAACATTCTTTGAATCCAGAAGTATAAGAACGCTGCATCAAGATGAAGAAAGTAAGAAGCATTGCACGAATTTAGCAAACATACTTACAAAGCTCCCAAGCAATATTCTTCATTCGCTTACAATTCTAAGTTTACCCTGCTTATCAAAAGCATTCATTTGTAAACACAAACCTACTACAATCTTATTGTaattccttaagagaccaaggttggtcagatcttgagaggactgaatcaaggttgattcagtgattagctagtcttgagaggatcggtagatcagcttcttgagaggatactagtgagaaggtctttgtattgttagtcacttgtaggttgcaagtgcagttgtaacactcattgatcttagtgaattgccttcatcagaagaaggaaaaaatcaccttaacaggtggactggattagcttgagcttttatctcaagtgaaccaggataaaatacctgTGTGCTATTTTGTTTATATCttgcacctagttcttatccttAAGTTTTGTAAAACTTAAAAAGGGATATCTTttgttaaaaactctattcaaacccccctttctagtgtttttcgcaccttcacttGACTATTtacccaaaaataaaaacattaataaCTCGTTCTTAGCCCATAAATCATAAATTTCCACCACCAAATAGCGAGGGGATTGAGTTAATCTTATACCTTAATCAAATGTCTGGTATCCGTCTGGACATGTCATATTTCAGTAAACCTAATAACCAAACACAATAGTACACATTCTCTCTGACAATGCAAGGTGAGTGGCAGTGTTATGATGATGGAGTCCACACATTTCCACAAACTGTAGACCAAAACCAGCAATGCCTTCAAAGTTCAAAGAAGCCAAATTTCTGGTATCAAAGTCCCTGCAACAGCCCCACATTTTTCTTAACCTGTACCAATTTATTTAATGATTTACCAAACATGTACTCCTTAACCTTTGTCACTAAAACTCTATAAGGCTATAACTATCAGTAGGTGATGTGCCCTTGTCTATTTCCCAAATCCCATGAATGTTCTTTAATAACAATCACACACTCACGTACTTGTTATATGGTAGTAGGTTGTACTATcaagtttattaggattttatgtTGAGGGTTACAATATACTCACTTGCAAAAATACAACACTATCTCATTATTCAGTTGAAATTCATGTGATGTCCGTTAAAATTATGGAATCCACCTTCAACTCAGTGtgatatatatatgaatttcaACTAAATACATGAGAACGTGGTGAAAAAGAGTGACAGAGTGAGTGTTGCTAGCATTCTTGTACTCACTTCAGAGAGTTTTCTcaagtttatattaattaaataaaaggcttaaagggtccaaaggcccctgaaattacaaagggaatcaaatccagagcctagaaaatttttgcatcaaattgggtccctagaatttttttttttaattcaattaaggccaaagtgtgccagaactcaattttgtcctagtcacctttaccacgtggctttttttttatttttttaattaaaaaaattaattaattttttttataattccaaatcatttatttaaatagaaaaaaaaacataataaaatcTCTAATCTAATTAATCTCTAACCTAAACTAAACCCTAAATTTAAgatcatcttctttctttctctccaaATGGCAGCCACCATGCAAAGAATAAAgtgtcaccgccaccaccctctcTTCTCGGTTCCGACATGCTCCGGCCTCTGTCCGCAGCAAGTCCACCACCATTGGGGTCTTGGTGAgttccacaacaaaacccatgcTTCGGATCCTCATTCCGTCGCCATCGACCGCCACAATCGCCGCTTTCAAAGGTGTTTTCCGGCCAAATCCGGCCACCAATGGGAAAACGAGTTGGACCACGATGATCCTTGCCACAAGGAGAACAAAAGCCCTCAATCAATTTCTGTTTTGGACCACCTTTACCGTTGTGCACCACCGTGTCGTCGCCACGCCGCTAACTCTCACGCTGCCAAACAATCATTGCCTCTCCATGAAATCACGACTGCTCCTTCTTCTTAGGTTATTGGGTCCTGTTTGGATCTGGGTGATTCCCATTCTGCTGGTCATTGTGCATCTGAGCAAGCGCAGCAACGACAGGGCTCTTCTAGCCCACTACATTTCAAGTGAAGCCTGCAGAGCAGAAACAACCCGCAGGTGAGTAGAATTATAATGCAAGTGGGTCATAAATTATGACCATGAGATTTTGAAGTGGAAAATGGTGACTTCTCCATGTTGTGCGTGTTGAGAAaacaatttaaaataatttttaattaatttttctaattaaaaaaaataaaaaagccacgtggtaaaggtgactaggacaaaattgagctgtggcaacatttgaccttaattgaattaaaaaaaaattttagggacccaatttgatgaaataattttctaggtcctggatttaattccttttgtaatctcaggggcctttggaccctttaagcctaaataaaattgtattttgctttggaaaaaaaattcacatatcTCATAGTTGAACAGACATAGATATTTTGGCCAACTACTTAATTAGCATCGTGAATCCCACACCTactttgtatatatatataaatatacttaGCATCGTGAGCTAACCTTATAAATTTGCAAACCCCAACTTACTTGAGAAAATCCATGTTTTCCTGTCTGCTATACTGAATCAGTTATTGTTTCAATGGAAGAGAAACATAACAACAATTCATATCATGAGCTACGGTTTACCAAAGATGAGGACAAAGCTATAGCCACTGCTCCTCCTACCACAGATAGTAAGATGTCTTTCTTTCACACGTGTTTCAACGGACTCAATGCAATATCAGGTTTCCCTATCCACAATACACACCATTTTTTTAGTTATAGATTTCTAGTTTTATACATCTACAATTTCATTTACACAATATAGGTAGACATGTTCCTCTTGAAATATATATCAAGCTTTACCTTAGGATTCAGGTTAGCTCTATTCCAAAAGCTAACTCGGGATGAAGTTATATGTCAAATTCGAATTCTCAAATAGTATCACACATTATCTTTGATCTGTATATTAGACAACTCATAAATAGTCCACTGGCATTTATAAATTCTTGCAAACTTCACGCTCTATATTTCAATCCCTGGACATGAGAAGGGTGTCTTAATGTCCAACATTGATTAAAGATACAATGATACATATAAGTCCTTATAAAAGATAGAGtaatgattttgattttgtcaTATTCTAGGAATCAATCTTTAAGCTTCGTGTCACCCCCAACCTCAACATATATGTTTGAATAGAATCTTATGATAATGCTAATAACTAATGTTTTGTGTGGCTTTGGTTTCCAGGTATTGGGATACTCTCAGTTCCACTTGCTCTAGCATCCGGAGGGTGGTTGAGCTTATTTCTTCTATTTGTCGTTGCGGCCGTAACCTTCTATACAGGATTGCTGATAAAAAATTGCATGGATAAGAATTCGAATATTAGAACCTATGCTGATATAGGTGAGCTTGCATTTGGAAAGATAGGAAGATTGATAGTAACAATATCCATGTATGCAGAGCTCTTCTTGGTTGCAACAGGCTTCTTGATTCTTGAAGGCGATAATTTGAGTAACTTATTTCCTATTGGGAAGCTTCAAgtggctggtttagaaattgGTCAAAAGCATTTCTTTATAGTAATGGTTGCTCTTGTTATTTTGCCCATAGTTTGGATGAATAACTTGAGTCTACTCTCTTATATATCTGCAAGTGGTGTGTTTGCTACTGCTATCATCATCTTATCAATATTATGGACTGCAACATTTGATGGAGTTGGTTTTCATCAAAAGGGAACTCTTGTTCATTGGAATGGAATCCCAACAGCTGTTAGCTTGTACACCTTTTGTTTCTGTGCACATCCACTCTTCCCCACCATATATAATTCTATGGGAAACAAACATCAGTTCTCAAATGTAAGTATTTTGCCTTTGGGCCTGTTTGCTTCTAGttcatctctttctttttcactcTAGGTGAGAGTGAAAATTTGTttgatttcaatttcattttgaaaacaaaaaacaaaactagAAATCTCTGACATGTTtaatattttagttttaaaactgaaaataatAAATGTTTTTAAAGATAGTTTAATTTCTAAAAAACAGGTTGTGACAAACCGAttcaattcttaaaaataaaaaaaatagattttaaaAACTGTAATCAAACAGGCTCATAGATGTCTACATAACATTAGTGCCAGAGAATTTTCCCTTTATTTGATCACTCAACAAATTTGTTTTCTTAACTTTGCAGGTCTTACTTGTATGCTTTATCATAGCCACTGTAGGTTATGCGTCCATGGCTATGATTGGTTACACAATGTTTGGCGGAGGAGTTGAATCACAAGTAACCTTAAACCTGCCACTAGACAAAATAAGCTCAAGAATAGCAATATATACTACATTGGTCAATCCCATATCCAAATATGTTTTGATGACAACACCAATTACCAATGCTTTGAAAGATTTGCTTCCAAGGGGATACAATAGCAAAGTCACAGACATCATAGTTAGCGCTATCTTGGTCATGAGCACTGTCATTGTTGCCCTAGCTGTTCCTTTCTTTGGGTATCTCATGTCACTAGTTGGAGCACTTCTAAGTGTCACAGCTTCTATTCTACTTCCATGCTTGTGCTACTTAAAGATTTCATGCAATTACAACAAATTTAGGTTTGAGACAATAACCATAGTGGTAATACTATTATCAGGTATAGCAATAGGAATGTCTGGGACATACATGTCACTCAATAAAATAGTTCATCATATGTCATAGAGATGTAATCAAATACAGGATGATTAGCTATACATAGCTGTCAATTAGCTAGGAATTAGCGACGATACTTTTGCTCGCTAACTTACTAGCATTGACAACTTCCATAGATAATTTGCGGTGTATCGGTTTTGCTTTGTAATAGGTATGGAAAATTTTCCTCCACCACCCAAATTTACCTCCACCTTACCTTATGGAGATATGAGAATAAAAGGGAGGGTGACAGAGATACATATGATGACTAGTAAGTatgaacaaaaaataaaataaaaaagttggcGGAAATGAAAAATTACCTTTGATATTTCTAAATTGAAAAGTGCTAATTTATGTGCTAgaaatattataataaaataatattaaacttCAAGTTACTATAATCTGAAAATATTATTCAGTTTATTTTTAAACGAATCGTAGAAGTGGAAACTCAATTGTTTATTATCTGGTCAAGACGCATCCACTTTCTCTAATGTAGTTTGGGTGGAGGAGATTCCTTCTGAGGCTTTATCTTTTGTAAACTCTGATGCATTGTTTTTTATGCATGTTTCTTCATAATATATTCAAggttgatttcaaaaaaaaaataacgacACTTAATTTTATCAATTTCTTTAATGTCAAGGACGGAACGAGAAAAGTTGGGTAAAAGGGCGAAAATTTAGTATATAAAGCAAAATTAACCGTCACTAAGTGAAATAGACAGTATGATTTTTTCTTTAGTGAATATCCAATTGGGTCCCGAACTTGTGCGCTTATAGTAGGTTGGTCCTCCAACTTAGAAAATAGCTTCATAAGCCCCTTAACTTGCAAAACGCTTTTACATTGGTCCTGTTTCATTTCAGCCATTAGTCCTTGAGACGGAAAAGATCACGTGTCACATTATGTGCCATGTGGGTTTCAATCTGGTCCCTGACATTCTCAACTTAATCTCAATTTAGTTGTCGCGTTGAAAAATGAAATTTCTCTCCCTTCACCACCCCTTTTTTCTCCACAACCACTACCCTTCTTCCACCCTCAGACTTCACCCTTtcactctccaccaccaccaccacccttctctCACCCCTCTTTTCCTTCACCCATTCTCACTAGCCCCACTCTTCTCTCCCTTGTGTTCATTTCATTCTTCAACGCACAAACTAAATTGGCTTTAAGTTCAAAATGTTAGGGACCAAATTGAAACCCATGTGACACAGGACGCGATACGTGAGCTTTTCCATCCATGGACTAACGGTAGAAAAGTAAAAGGACCAACGTGAAAGTGCTTTGCAAGTTGAGGGACTTCTGAAGATATTTTCTAAGTTACGTTGGAGGGCCAACCAGCCATAGGTTTACAAGTTAAAGGACCAAATTAGGCATTCACACACAGAAAAATTTAGAGGGCGAAAATAATATTCTATTGAAATATTTTTCACTTAAAGGGTGACCGCCCCAGTTTAGTACATGTAGGTCCGTCCCTGAATAGTGCAACACTTTTTTCTTAACATAAGTTTAAATGGAGCCCTTCTAACCTACAATAACAAATAACCTCGAATATGTGAGTGAGGTTCTCGGCCCAACTAGTATCTAACCTACCAATTTTTGctgattcttttcttctttgatAACATGAACCTGgaccgtaaaaaaaaaacattaacctGACTTGTTAAAAAAAGGCtaaatagctcttttggtccctcacttatcacgatttttcacttttggtccccaataaaaaaaattagcacttttggtcctctaCAAACTACATTGCttaattttttgcaaaaatgatcCCTACTTGGAACTAAACGGAAAAAGTGTGTAAATGTGAGGGACtaattttactaattttttctggagggaccaaaagtgaaaaattgtgataagtgagggaccaaaagagctattaagcaaaaaaaaaaaacattaacctGACTTAACATTTAAAACCTTTAAAACAAAGATCGCTCCTCAAACTAGAAACTGGGCCGATGTCCATGTATGTCCTTGACCCACATACAATTTTAAGCAAACGTAAGAGTCTAATtcaatcataattttttttatagatttatACCTAATTCTTttccatttcattttcattctctctctctctccctccctcctTAACCGGGGACGAGCCCCGACTTCCAAAGGTCCTTTCCTTGGTTCCCACCCTCCCATATCAATAGGTGGAGGTGAAATTAAAATgtcaattaaattattttccatTACGAAATTAGCACATTTCTAGAAACCCTACGAGAGAGTAGTGTCTTCAGAGagatcaagagagagagagaaacgaGGTGTCAGAGCTCGCAACGCGGTGGTTGCGTGTGAAGCTTTCGGCCACCAAAGATGAGATAAGTGAAGGTTTGGGAAGCGGTTCATAGCAGGGGAGACACCAAGGATGGTAGTCGAGGTATGGCGCGACTCATGAGGGTTTGTTATGGTTTGAAAGGAGATGAAAGGGGCTTGGGAGGCCGAAGAACTTTTAATTATGACAAATATTAGCAGCCATtataaaccgccacaaaattgtGTGTCGATTTATGGCCAACTAAAACCATATGTTTACTAATCATTTGTGTTCGCTGTGGTGGCGAGCGGTTGTTGGAACCAAGAAAGTGATTATATTGGTTTTGTAATCCTAccatattactccctccgtccccatttataagtcacattttgagagtttttttagtctcaaaatataagtcactttagaGTACCAATGAAACATTTCTTACATTTTTCCAAatttaccctcatatttaatatgaaagagatggtgtggttttgaaaatttctttaattggagagagaaattgatGGATAATTTTGGAAAGTTAATAAAgctttttacaaatttattgctaataacaacttttcttaatcctagaaaattaggtaaaagtgacttataataggggacaGATTAGAGGGAGTAAATTTTAGCTCATAAATCATAAATTCCACCACCACATGAGCGAGGACTAATTAAGAGTTGATCTATCTTGACTAATCTAATGTCCGGATCCAAGTCTAAGAATGTAGCTAAATTAATTAAGCTCACAAAGAAAAACTTTGCTAATATAGTGTTTCTAGCAAACTAGAGCCGAACTTTGACTTGAATCGGGACCATCAATTTGCTTGCCAAATGAATACGTCTTGTACTTAATTAGATGAAGTAATAACCAAATACAAAAACACACTCCTTCTCTACCAATTTCAGGTATAACGGTTCTTGCAATGATTTGCCACATATTTCTTAATGGATTTAAATTTAATGATTTGCCAAATATGTAATGCCATGTCTTTGTTGCTGATTATTGTTTCATGCAAGTAAATATACAGTTGGTGATGTTGTCTAGTCTTTTTTGCATATATCCCATGCTTTTTGGTAACGATCACACACACTCTCAGAGTTGAACATTTAGATATTTTGGCCAGCTGATACT
This is a stretch of genomic DNA from Lotus japonicus ecotype B-129 chromosome 1, LjGifu_v1.2. It encodes these proteins:
- the LOC130728520 gene encoding amino acid transporter AVT1I-like isoform X1, with the protein product MEEKHNNNSYHELRFTKDEDKAIATAPPTTDSKMSFFHTCFNGLNAISGIGILSVPLALASGGWLSLFLLFVVAAVTFYTGLLIKNCMDKNSNIRTYADIGELAFGKIGRLIVTISMYAELFLVATGFLILEGDNLSNLFPIGKLQVAGLEIGQKHFFIVMVALVILPIVWMNNLSLLSYISASGVFATAIIILSILWTATFDGVGFHQKGTLVHWNGIPTAVSLYTFCFCAHPLFPTIYNSMGNKHQFSNVLLVCFIIATVGYASMAMIGYTMFGGGVESQVTLNLPLDKISSRIAIYTTLVNPISKYVLMTTPITNALKDLLPRGYNSKVTDIIVSAILVMSTVIVALAVPFFGYLMSLVGALLSVTASILLPCLCYLKISCNYNKFRFETITIVVILLSGIAIGMSGTYMSLNKIVHHMS
- the LOC130728520 gene encoding amino acid transporter AVT1I-like isoform X2 encodes the protein MEEKHNNNSYHELRFTKDEDKAIATAPPTTDSIGILSVPLALASGGWLSLFLLFVVAAVTFYTGLLIKNCMDKNSNIRTYADIGELAFGKIGRLIVTISMYAELFLVATGFLILEGDNLSNLFPIGKLQVAGLEIGQKHFFIVMVALVILPIVWMNNLSLLSYISASGVFATAIIILSILWTATFDGVGFHQKGTLVHWNGIPTAVSLYTFCFCAHPLFPTIYNSMGNKHQFSNVLLVCFIIATVGYASMAMIGYTMFGGGVESQVTLNLPLDKISSRIAIYTTLVNPISKYVLMTTPITNALKDLLPRGYNSKVTDIIVSAILVMSTVIVALAVPFFGYLMSLVGALLSVTASILLPCLCYLKISCNYNKFRFETITIVVILLSGIAIGMSGTYMSLNKIVHHMS